A single region of the Bacteroidota bacterium genome encodes:
- the hflX gene encoding GTPase HflX produces MAELVQTNKTERAVLIGLVTKDQTLDQLNEYLAELEFLTTTAGAETIETFYQRLPHPDHRTYVGKGKLQEINKFVQENAIDLVVIDDEISPSQLRNIEAELKIKIVDRSMLILDIFATRAQTVQAKTQVELAQTQYMLPRLKGLWSHLDRIKGGIGMRGSGEKEIETDRRVAQQKIALLKEKLLKIGLQNETQRKNRGELIRVALVGYTNVGKSTLMNVLSKSEVFAENKLFATLDTTVRKMVLDRTPFLLSDTVGFIRKLPHHLIESFKSTLDEVRESDILLHVVDIAHPAFEDQIHVVTETLKELDAAEKPTILIFNKMDLYEERTFDKYLTNEIKTDILNELKNTWMQKSNAHCVFISATEKNNIEELRNMLTDLVKEQYQIRYPYKTEFF; encoded by the coding sequence ATGGCTGAATTAGTACAAACAAATAAAACAGAACGCGCAGTGTTAATCGGGTTGGTTACCAAAGACCAAACCCTTGACCAATTGAACGAATATCTGGCCGAACTGGAATTTTTAACCACCACGGCCGGTGCCGAAACCATTGAAACTTTTTATCAGCGTTTACCGCATCCCGACCACAGGACCTATGTAGGAAAAGGAAAATTGCAGGAAATCAATAAATTTGTTCAGGAAAATGCCATTGACCTGGTGGTTATTGATGATGAAATTTCACCATCGCAGTTGCGCAATATTGAAGCGGAATTAAAAATAAAAATAGTAGACCGCAGCATGCTCATTCTCGATATTTTCGCCACACGAGCACAAACCGTGCAGGCAAAAACGCAGGTGGAATTAGCACAAACCCAATATATGTTACCGCGTCTGAAAGGCTTATGGTCGCATTTAGACCGTATAAAAGGTGGTATCGGTATGCGCGGATCCGGTGAAAAAGAAATTGAAACCGACCGTCGTGTAGCGCAACAAAAAATTGCGTTGTTAAAAGAAAAATTATTAAAAATCGGTTTACAAAATGAAACGCAACGCAAAAACCGTGGTGAATTAATTCGTGTTGCTCTGGTTGGGTACACAAACGTGGGCAAATCGACACTCATGAATGTGTTAAGTAAAAGTGAGGTATTTGCAGAAAATAAATTATTTGCCACCTTAGACACCACCGTGCGCAAAATGGTTTTAGACCGTACACCCTTTTTATTAAGCGATACCGTTGGGTTTATCAGAAAATTGCCCCATCATTTAATTGAAAGTTTTAAATCGACACTCGATGAAGTGCGCGAAAGTGATATTTTATTACACGTAGTAGACATTGCCCACCCCGCATTCGAAGACCAAATTCACGTAGTAACCGAAACCCTAAAAGAACTTGACGCAGCAGAAAAACCCACCATTTTAATTTTTAATAAAATGGATTTATACGAAGAACGCACTTTCGACAAGTATCTAACCAATGAAATTAAAACCGATATCCTCAACGAATTAAAAAACACCTGGATGCAAAAATCAAATGCACACTGTGTATTTATTTCCGCCACCGAAAAAAATAACATCGAAGAACTAAGAAACATGCTCACCGATTTAGTAAAAGAACAATACCAAATCAGATATCCTTATAAGACAGAGTTTTTTTAA
- a CDS encoding ComF family protein translates to MNYFPVNIINDIGNIIYPKLCVACHEALGKHEKIICLKCQIGLPKTDHVLYDDNPVAKKFWGKVPIERALAMYHFHKTSRLQEVMHALKYKGRQDVGIRLGNLMGYHLLQYHLFNDVDYLTAVPLHKDKLEKRGYNQSGVIAAGLSEVLNIKYDPEILQRILFTETQTKKTRLERWDNVKDIFEVNKPELVAHKHILLLDDVITTGSTLEACALKLIQHRGTKVSIIAVAHAEL, encoded by the coding sequence ATGAATTATTTCCCTGTAAATATTATCAACGATATTGGTAATATTATTTATCCCAAATTATGTGTTGCCTGTCACGAAGCTTTGGGCAAACATGAAAAAATTATTTGTTTAAAATGCCAGATTGGTCTGCCCAAAACCGACCATGTATTGTATGACGATAATCCGGTTGCAAAAAAGTTTTGGGGCAAAGTGCCCATAGAGCGGGCTTTGGCGATGTATCATTTTCATAAAACTTCGCGATTGCAGGAAGTTATGCATGCATTAAAATACAAAGGCCGTCAGGATGTTGGTATTCGTCTGGGCAATTTAATGGGTTACCATTTACTGCAATATCATTTGTTTAACGATGTTGATTATTTAACTGCTGTTCCTTTACATAAAGACAAATTAGAAAAACGTGGCTACAATCAAAGTGGTGTTATTGCAGCAGGTTTAAGTGAGGTATTAAATATTAAATACGACCCGGAAATATTACAACGTATACTTTTTACAGAAACACAAACAAAAAAAACACGATTAGAGCGATGGGACAATGTAAAAGATATTTTTGAAGTAAATAAACCGGAATTAGTTGCCCATAAACATATTTTATTACTTGATGATGTAATTACCACAGGTTCAACACTGGAAGCATGTGCTTTAAAACTAATCCAGCATCGGGGAACCAAGGTGAGTATTATTGCGGTTGCACATGCTGAGTTGTAA
- the hppD gene encoding 4-hydroxyphenylpyruvate dioxygenase, which produces MDTLLVEKQTTNIQEEFLPLNGTDFIELYVGNAKQSAHFYKTAFGFQSLAYSGLETGNRECASYVLRQGKITLILTTPYNSSSPVAEHIKNHGDGVKVIAFTVDDAEYSFAQTTERGAEPFLFPTVKSDADGEIKIAGIKTYGEVIHLFVERKNYNGVFLPGFTKWESEYNPTPIGLEYVDHCVGNVGLGRMNVWAKFYEEVLGFKNLITFDDKDISTEYTALMSKVMANGNMRIKFPINEPAIGKKKSQVEEYLDFYEGEGCQHIAVATDDIIFTVSELRKRGVEFLYVPGTYYDTVSERVGTINEDLNTLKSLGIMVDHDEDGYLLQIFTKPVEDRPTMFFEIIERCGAKSFGKGNFQALFESIEEEQRKRGTL; this is translated from the coding sequence ATGGATACTTTATTAGTAGAAAAACAAACAACAAACATACAGGAAGAATTTCTTCCTTTAAATGGTACCGATTTTATCGAATTATATGTTGGTAATGCTAAACAATCAGCACATTTTTATAAAACAGCATTTGGATTTCAATCACTCGCTTATTCCGGATTAGAAACAGGTAATCGCGAATGTGCTTCTTATGTATTACGTCAGGGCAAAATCACCTTGATTTTAACTACACCATATAATAGCAGTTCACCTGTAGCAGAACATATTAAAAATCATGGTGATGGTGTAAAAGTAATTGCCTTTACCGTTGATGATGCTGAATATTCATTTGCACAAACTACCGAACGTGGTGCAGAACCATTTTTATTCCCAACCGTAAAATCGGATGCAGATGGCGAAATTAAAATTGCTGGTATTAAAACATATGGCGAAGTAATTCACTTATTTGTTGAACGCAAAAATTACAATGGCGTATTTCTTCCCGGCTTTACAAAATGGGAAAGTGAATATAATCCAACACCAATAGGTTTAGAATATGTTGACCATTGTGTGGGCAATGTTGGTTTAGGCAGAATGAATGTATGGGCGAAATTTTATGAAGAAGTATTAGGATTTAAAAACCTGATTACCTTCGACGATAAAGATATTTCTACCGAATACACTGCCTTAATGAGTAAAGTAATGGCAAATGGCAATATGCGCATTAAATTCCCAATTAATGAACCTGCCATTGGTAAAAAGAAATCACAAGTAGAAGAATATCTCGATTTTTACGAAGGCGAAGGTTGTCAGCACATTGCCGTTGCCACCGACGATATTATTTTTACCGTAAGCGAATTACGCAAACGTGGTGTTGAATTTTTATATGTTCCGGGCACTTATTACGATACCGTTTCTGAACGTGTGGGAACTATTAATGAAGATTTAAATACTTTAAAAAGTTTGGGCATCATGGTCGATCATGATGAAGATGGTTACCTGTTGCAAATATTCACCAAACCTGTAGAAGACCGACCAACAATGTTTTTCGAAATAATAGAACGTTGTGGCGCCAAATCGTTTGGTAAAGGAAACTTCCAGGCTTTGTTTGAAAGTATTGAAGAAGAACAACGCAAACGCGGAACCTTATAA
- a CDS encoding homogentisate 1,2-dioxygenase: MPIYQQLGKIPDKRHIVFRDSEGKLYNEELVGTQGFSSLSSLVYHIYPPTRVIKTEKPYSVAPKIAIENNMRMLSFSGFDIPQEADYIESRKVLFVNNDLHIGLAAPTSTPDYFFKNADADELIFIHKGLGTLTTMFGDIDFEAHDYLVIPRGTIYKIEFDTDDNRFLFIESFSPVVTPRRYRNEFGQLLEHSPFCERDIKRPVELKTYDVEGEFPIMIKKRGEIFPYTYANHPFDVVGWDGYHYPYAFNIHNFEPLTGRIHMPPPIHQNFEGNNFVVCSFVPRLYDYHPQAIPAPYHHSNIDSDEILYYVEGNFMSRNNIKPGQLTLHPAGIPHGPHPGAIERSIGQKETQELAVMIDPFKPVMITQAAVEYEVDEYYLSWIKNNGVNQNVVTN; encoded by the coding sequence ATGCCAATTTATCAGCAATTAGGTAAAATACCGGATAAACGTCATATTGTTTTCCGCGATAGCGAAGGAAAATTATATAATGAGGAATTAGTGGGCACCCAGGGCTTCAGCAGTTTGTCGTCGCTGGTGTATCATATTTATCCTCCAACCAGAGTAATTAAAACCGAAAAACCATATTCGGTAGCACCAAAAATTGCTATCGAAAATAATATGCGCATGCTGAGTTTCAGCGGTTTTGATATTCCTCAGGAGGCCGATTATATTGAAAGCAGAAAAGTATTGTTTGTAAACAACGATTTACATATTGGTTTAGCAGCGCCAACATCAACACCGGATTATTTTTTCAAAAATGCCGATGCCGATGAACTCATTTTTATTCACAAAGGCTTAGGAACTTTAACTACCATGTTTGGTGATATCGATTTTGAAGCGCACGACTATCTGGTAATTCCAAGAGGTACGATTTATAAAATTGAATTTGATACTGATGACAATCGTTTTTTGTTTATCGAATCTTTTAGTCCTGTAGTTACCCCGCGCCGCTATAGAAATGAATTCGGACAATTATTGGAACATTCCCCATTTTGTGAACGCGATATTAAACGCCCTGTCGAATTAAAAACGTATGATGTGGAAGGTGAATTTCCAATCATGATTAAAAAACGCGGAGAAATTTTTCCATACACTTATGCCAACCATCCGTTCGATGTAGTTGGTTGGGATGGTTACCATTATCCTTACGCATTTAATATTCACAATTTTGAACCACTAACCGGACGTATTCACATGCCGCCTCCAATACATCAGAATTTTGAAGGGAATAATTTTGTGGTATGTTCATTTGTGCCAAGGTTATACGATTATCATCCACAGGCAATTCCTGCTCCATATCACCACAGCAATATCGACAGCGATGAAATTTTATATTATGTGGAAGGTAATTTCATGAGCAGAAATAATATTAAACCGGGTCAGCTCACCTTACATCCTGCAGGTATTCCGCACGGACCACACCCGGGAGCAATTGAACGCAGCATTGGCCAAAAAGAAACGCAGGAACTTGCGGTTATGATAGATCCGTTTAAACCTGTAATGATTACACAGGCTGCAGTAGAATATGAAGTAGATGAATATTATTTATCGTGGATTAAAAACAATGGCGTAAATCAAAACGTAGTAACAAATTAA
- a CDS encoding transposase, producing the protein MCPEFICKKLKAFLINNAIEHKFIQPGKPSQNAYIERFNRTFTKDVLNAY; encoded by the coding sequence ATCTGTCCTGAATTTATTTGTAAAAAATTAAAAGCTTTTTTGATTAACAATGCCATAGAACACAAATTTATCCAACCTGGTAAACCGTCGCAAAATGCCTATATCGAACGCTTTAACAGAACATTTACAAAAGATGTATTAAATGCATATTAA
- a CDS encoding T9SS type A sorting domain-containing protein, translating to MKKLLLLILIEVLLSCHVKAQPEIIWQKCFGGTHGDAFIDAKSTSDGGYICLGNSDSEDFDLEGVCCNKGGFDYWVVKLDSNFNILWQKQFGTEIGTEVPNSIFINLDGTFSIFGVVDGNSGDCTCNHSSSQDIWMVTLSSTGNIINQKCFGGSSYDILYNVSKCEDGGYLIGAYSGSGDGDVGIHYGSDFSTDAFIVKTNELGEIQWTKTIGGTGYDGAWVVGLSGNRCLINITTSSKDHDLAGLVPDGETSGRLMIITDSNGAIMKENYDRALNYNFILFKPYEISPNNYLLLGYNQSDTGIFSGNKGGPDATIAIYDSNLILSNVFQFGGSENDVFENMHILNDSTIYFTGFSYSSDFDTQGGHGEEEDAFIVKTDTLFNKVWSRTLGASGTDRCTNVFLSDTNVLLIGRSVVNSSNDGDIIGAHFDPIDGLNAEGWFIIIDDLNTEIINGNSNTNLNINIYPNPAQDLIMIEITDNVITDYYLEVVSLTGQIVIKKQLSDNAISEVDVYNLPAGIYIFKISNNTSPTYTKKIIIQ from the coding sequence ATGAAAAAGTTACTTTTACTCATATTAATCGAAGTTCTACTCTCTTGTCACGTTAAGGCCCAACCAGAAATTATTTGGCAAAAGTGCTTCGGTGGAACTCATGGAGATGCATTTATTGATGCAAAAAGCACTTCGGATGGTGGATATATTTGTTTAGGGAATAGTGATTCAGAGGATTTTGATTTAGAAGGAGTTTGTTGCAACAAAGGAGGATTCGATTATTGGGTTGTTAAGTTAGATAGTAATTTTAACATACTTTGGCAGAAACAGTTTGGAACTGAAATAGGAACCGAAGTGCCGAATAGTATTTTCATCAACCTTGATGGGACATTTTCAATATTTGGAGTTGTGGACGGCAATTCTGGCGATTGCACCTGTAACCACAGTTCATCACAAGATATCTGGATGGTAACATTGAGTAGTACCGGTAATATTATAAATCAAAAATGTTTTGGTGGTTCATCGTACGACATTTTATATAATGTCTCTAAATGTGAAGATGGCGGATATCTTATTGGTGCCTACTCCGGTTCAGGAGATGGAGACGTAGGTATTCATTATGGTTCAGATTTTAGTACAGATGCATTCATAGTAAAAACAAATGAACTTGGCGAAATACAATGGACTAAAACGATAGGTGGAACCGGCTATGATGGTGCCTGGGTTGTAGGATTATCTGGAAACAGATGTTTGATTAACATCACAACCAGCTCCAAGGATCATGATTTGGCAGGGTTAGTGCCAGATGGTGAAACTTCCGGAAGGTTGATGATTATTACGGATAGTAACGGTGCAATTATGAAGGAAAATTATGACCGTGCATTAAACTACAATTTTATTCTTTTTAAACCTTATGAAATTTCACCAAATAATTATTTATTGTTAGGATATAATCAAAGTGATACCGGAATATTCTCTGGAAACAAAGGTGGGCCTGACGCAACTATTGCGATATACGATTCGAATCTGATTCTATCAAATGTTTTTCAGTTTGGGGGTTCAGAGAATGACGTATTTGAAAACATGCATATATTAAACGATTCTACTATTTATTTTACCGGTTTTTCTTATTCATCTGACTTTGATACGCAGGGTGGTCATGGAGAAGAAGAAGACGCTTTTATTGTTAAGACGGATACGTTATTTAATAAAGTTTGGTCAAGGACACTGGGAGCATCTGGAACCGACCGTTGTACAAATGTATTTTTAAGTGATACTAATGTATTATTAATTGGTCGAAGTGTTGTGAATAGTTCAAATGATGGGGATATAATTGGGGCACATTTTGATCCCATTGATGGGTTAAATGCCGAAGGTTGGTTTATAATTATTGACGACCTTAATACAGAAATTATTAACGGAAATTCAAATACAAATCTAAATATCAATATTTATCCTAATCCCGCGCAAGATTTAATAATGATAGAAATAACAGATAATGTTATTACTGATTATTATTTAGAAGTAGTATCCCTAACCGGTCAAATTGTAATTAAGAAACAATTAAGTGATAATGCAATTAGTGAGGTCGATGTTTATAATTTACCTGCAGGGATTTATATTTTTAAAATATCAAATAATACATCACCCACTTATACGAAAAAAATTATTATACAGTAA
- a CDS encoding transposase, which yields MNSLFRNYSKGKQKSVAKINVVMNAITGLCTHFNITGFTTNEQCLSATILDIAKKGDLVIRDLGYYSLQVFEKMIATGIYFISRQRFNTNLYDPKTMELLSVMKLIKRKNYVDINLLCGKTNKLPIRLMAIKLDSKTTERKSAKLGRIGINAKSLKRILYCF from the coding sequence ATGAATAGCCTTTTCCGCAATTATAGTAAAGGCAAGCAAAAATCAGTTGCAAAAATCAACGTTGTTATGAATGCAATTACAGGACTATGTACACATTTTAATATAACTGGATTTACAACAAATGAACAATGTTTATCGGCAACCATATTGGATATTGCCAAAAAAGGTGATTTAGTAATACGTGACTTAGGATATTACTCGCTGCAAGTTTTTGAAAAAATGATTGCTACAGGTATTTACTTTATAAGCAGGCAACGCTTTAATACCAATTTGTATGACCCAAAAACGATGGAACTGCTATCAGTAATGAAATTGATAAAGAGAAAAAATTATGTTGATATAAACTTGCTCTGTGGCAAAACAAATAAGTTACCAATAAGGTTGATGGCAATAAAGCTGGATAGCAAAACAACAGAAAGAAAATCCGCAAAGCTAGGCAGGATAGGGATAAACGCTAAATCACTCAAAAGAATTTTATACTGCTTTTAG
- a CDS encoding tryptophanase — translation MAFKTIIEPFRIKTVEPIKMSTVVERKNYIKNAHYNPFLLKSSQVIIDMLTDSGTSAMSQNQWAAMMQGDESYAGAASWERFYDAVNDLTGFEFVLPTHQGRAAERILYGYLGGKGKIFISNTHFDTTRANIEFSGATAIDIPVKEGKDFDSDYPFKGNLDITLLQQLIKKHGKNIAAVIVTVTNNSGGGQPVSMENMKAVSALCKKNKLLCILDCCRVAENAYFIKHREKAYANHSYRQIAQQMFALADGAIMSAKKDALVNMGGFLAVADKKLADACMNLLIITEGFSTYGGLSGRDMEAIAVGLKEVFDDDYLNYRIKSTAYLGDRIKQHGVPILYPIGGHAVYVDAKKLYPQIPVHEYPGQALVCELYTTGGIRCVEIGSVMFGKYNKSGKLIPAPQELVRLAIPRRVYTQSHIDYVIEVFDEVLKNSKKVKGLKITKEPQFLRHFTAHFERLK, via the coding sequence ATGGCATTTAAAACGATTATTGAGCCGTTTCGGATTAAGACGGTTGAGCCCATTAAAATGAGTACGGTTGTGGAGCGGAAAAATTATATTAAAAACGCACATTATAATCCCTTCCTCTTAAAATCATCGCAGGTAATTATTGATATGCTTACCGACAGCGGAACATCTGCCATGAGTCAGAACCAATGGGCTGCTATGATGCAGGGCGATGAAAGTTATGCAGGCGCTGCAAGCTGGGAACGATTTTATGATGCCGTAAACGATTTAACAGGTTTCGAATTTGTATTGCCTACGCACCAGGGCCGTGCTGCCGAGCGTATTTTATATGGTTATCTGGGAGGTAAAGGAAAAATATTTATCAGCAATACGCATTTTGATACAACCAGAGCAAATATTGAATTTAGTGGCGCAACGGCAATCGATATTCCGGTAAAAGAAGGAAAAGATTTCGACAGCGATTATCCGTTTAAAGGCAATTTAGATATAACGTTATTACAACAACTCATCAAAAAACATGGAAAAAATATTGCTGCAGTAATTGTTACTGTTACCAATAATAGTGGCGGCGGACAACCCGTGAGTATGGAAAACATGAAAGCAGTATCTGCACTCTGCAAAAAAAATAAATTATTATGCATTCTCGATTGTTGCCGCGTTGCAGAAAATGCTTATTTTATCAAACATCGTGAAAAAGCGTATGCCAATCATAGCTACCGACAAATTGCGCAACAAATGTTTGCGTTAGCCGATGGTGCTATTATGAGTGCAAAAAAAGATGCTTTAGTAAATATGGGCGGATTTTTAGCAGTGGCCGATAAAAAATTAGCCGATGCCTGTATGAATTTACTCATCATCACCGAAGGCTTTAGCACTTACGGCGGTTTGAGTGGTCGCGATATGGAAGCCATTGCGGTCGGATTAAAAGAAGTGTTTGACGATGATTATTTAAATTATCGTATTAAAAGTACTGCCTATTTAGGCGATCGAATTAAGCAACATGGTGTGCCTATTTTATATCCCATTGGCGGACATGCAGTATATGTTGATGCAAAAAAATTATATCCGCAAATTCCGGTGCATGAATATCCCGGACAAGCATTGGTTTGCGAATTGTATACTACAGGTGGCATTCGTTGCGTGGAAATTGGCAGCGTGATGTTCGGAAAATATAATAAATCAGGAAAATTAATTCCCGCACCTCAGGAATTAGTTCGCCTAGCAATTCCGCGAAGAGTTTACACCCAATCGCATATCGATTATGTAATCGAAGTTTTCGACGAAGTGCTCAAAAACAGCAAAAAAGTAAAAGGCCTAAAAATCACCAAAGAACCCCAATTTTTAAGACATTTTACGGCGCATTTTGAGCGGTTGAAATGA
- the radA gene encoding DNA repair protein RadA — MAAKAKTAFFCRNCGFESPKWQGKCPSCAEWNTFTEEVIERPADKEVWKDEKPDKKGNFPLALDEIAAGDIQRIATGDLELNRTLGGGIVPGSLVLVGGEPGIGKSTLMLQLAIELKKLKVLYVSGEESEQQIKMRADRLKGKNANLFISTEVAINKLFKQIKQLGPELVIIDSIQTLVSDFVDSTAGSIAQIKECAGQLMRYSKESNVPVFIIGHINKEGYIAGPKILEHMVDCVLQFEGDRNYTHRILRTIKNRFGSTSEIGIYKMEGDGLQQVNNPSELLITEKEEPLSGVAIAATMEGMRPMLIEVQALVSPAVYGNPQRTATGFDLRRMSMLLAVLEKRGGFAFGNKDVFLNIAGGLRVEDPAIDLSIACALLSSISDIALPLNICFAAEVGLSGELRGVSRIEQRITEAEKLGFDTIYISKHNMKSLNVAKYKIEIKAAGKMEQIYKELFAEG, encoded by the coding sequence ATGGCAGCAAAAGCAAAAACAGCGTTCTTTTGTCGGAATTGCGGATTCGAATCGCCGAAATGGCAGGGCAAATGCCCGAGTTGTGCGGAATGGAACACCTTTACCGAGGAGGTAATTGAGCGCCCCGCCGACAAAGAGGTGTGGAAAGACGAAAAACCTGATAAAAAGGGCAATTTTCCCCTTGCGCTGGATGAAATTGCGGCAGGCGATATCCAAAGAATCGCTACAGGCGACCTTGAGTTGAATCGGACCCTCGGTGGGGGTATTGTGCCGGGTAGTCTGGTTTTGGTTGGTGGTGAGCCCGGAATCGGCAAATCGACCCTCATGCTGCAACTCGCCATTGAACTCAAAAAACTGAAAGTGCTGTATGTGAGTGGTGAAGAAAGTGAGCAGCAAATAAAAATGCGCGCCGACAGACTGAAAGGGAAAAATGCCAATTTATTTATTTCTACAGAAGTTGCTATCAATAAATTATTTAAACAAATAAAACAACTCGGTCCCGAGTTGGTAATTATTGATTCGATACAAACTTTAGTTTCTGATTTTGTTGATTCCACCGCAGGAAGTATTGCACAAATAAAAGAATGTGCCGGACAACTCATGCGGTATTCGAAAGAAAGTAATGTGCCGGTATTTATTATTGGTCATATTAATAAAGAAGGTTATATCGCCGGACCAAAAATTCTGGAACATATGGTAGATTGTGTGTTACAATTTGAAGGCGACAGAAATTATACGCATCGTATTTTGCGCACTATTAAAAATCGTTTTGGTTCCACCAGCGAAATTGGTATTTATAAAATGGAAGGTGATGGTTTGCAACAGGTAAATAATCCAAGCGAATTATTAATCACCGAAAAAGAAGAACCATTAAGTGGTGTTGCTATTGCAGCAACTATGGAAGGTATGCGACCGATGTTGATTGAAGTGCAGGCATTGGTTAGCCCTGCAGTATATGGCAATCCGCAGCGCACCGCAACCGGCTTCGATTTGCGACGAATGAGTATGCTGCTTGCCGTATTGGAAAAACGCGGTGGGTTTGCATTTGGAAATAAAGATGTGTTTTTAAATATTGCAGGTGGTTTGCGTGTGGAAGATCCCGCTATTGATTTAAGTATTGCTTGTGCATTATTATCGTCTATTAGTGATATTGCGTTGCCTTTAAATATTTGTTTTGCTGCTGAAGTTGGATTGAGTGGTGAGTTGCGTGGTGTAAGTCGAATCGAACAACGAATTACTGAAGCCGAAAAATTAGGGTTTGATACGATTTATATTTCTAAGCATAATATGAAATCGCTTAACGTGGCGAAATACAAAATCGAAATTAAAGCAGCGGGGAAGATGGAGCAGATATACAAAGAGCTTTTTGCTGAGGGGTGA
- a CDS encoding DUF853 family protein, producing MDRSEQFRQTITEGYNFQGNSIILGTAILDHTPLEQAHVKVPLRMMNRHGLVAGATGTGKTKTLQGIVEQLSDNGVGVLIMDIKGDVSGMAMAGTSNPKIDERMQKIGKTWQARNYPVELMSISNEKGVKLRATVSEFGPVLFSKILELNDIQEGVVSLVFKYCDDHQLPLLDLKDFRKTLNFLTNEGKEEIESEYGKISTSSAGTILRKVIEIEEQGADVFFGEKSFEVEDLCRINDKGQAYINILRLTDIQSKPKLFSTFMLCLLAEVYQTFPEIGDKEDPKLVIIIDEAHLIFNEASKSLLEQIQTIVKLIRSKGVGIFFCTQLPTDIPPEVLSQLGLKIQHALRAFTANDRKAIKLTSENYPLTEYYKTDELLTNLGIGEAIVSALNEKGSPTPLAHTLLVAPQSRMDILSDDEMNTIIQGSQLVKRYNEAIDRDSAYEMLNKKLEASVKAAEKEKQLQEEEKKIKQEEREQKVKQKKEKPLIDKTTQHQITRTVIKVIERGFLGLLKRR from the coding sequence GTGGATAGGTCAGAACAATTCAGACAAACCATTACCGAAGGGTATAATTTTCAGGGTAATTCCATCATTTTAGGTACGGCAATTCTTGACCACACGCCGCTTGAGCAGGCACATGTTAAAGTGCCGCTGCGTATGATGAACCGTCACGGACTGGTGGCAGGTGCTACCGGAACGGGAAAAACAAAAACATTACAGGGAATAGTTGAGCAGTTGAGCGACAATGGTGTTGGTGTGCTCATAATGGATATTAAAGGTGATGTGAGCGGAATGGCGATGGCGGGAACTTCGAATCCCAAAATTGACGAACGCATGCAAAAAATCGGAAAAACCTGGCAGGCCAGAAATTATCCGGTGGAATTAATGAGTATCAGCAACGAAAAAGGTGTAAAATTAAGAGCTACTGTTTCGGAATTTGGACCGGTATTGTTTTCTAAAATTTTAGAATTAAATGATATTCAGGAAGGTGTTGTTTCGCTGGTATTTAAATATTGTGATGACCATCAGTTGCCGTTGCTGGATTTAAAAGATTTTAGAAAAACACTGAATTTTTTAACCAACGAAGGCAAAGAAGAAATAGAAAGTGAATATGGAAAAATAAGTACATCGAGCGCAGGTACTATTTTACGTAAAGTAATTGAAATAGAAGAGCAGGGTGCAGATGTGTTTTTTGGAGAAAAAAGTTTTGAGGTAGAAGACCTTTGTCGTATCAACGATAAAGGACAGGCTTATATTAATATTTTGCGGTTAACCGATATACAAAGTAAACCGAAATTGTTTTCAACTTTCATGTTGTGTTTGCTGGCAGAAGTGTATCAGACTTTTCCGGAAATTGGTGATAAGGAAGATCCGAAGCTGGTAATTATTATTGATGAAGCACATTTAATTTTTAATGAAGCGAGTAAAAGTTTATTGGAGCAGATTCAGACGATTGTAAAATTAATTCGCTCAAAAGGTGTGGGTATTTTTTTCTGCACGCAGTTGCCAACGGATATTCCGCCTGAAGTTTTATCGCAGTTAGGATTAAAAATTCAGCATGCCTTACGTGCATTTACCGCTAACGACCGCAAGGCAATTAAATTAACATCAGAAAATTATCCGCTTACCGAATATTATAAAACGGATGAGCTGTTAACGAATCTCGGCATTGGTGAAGCAATTGTGAGTGCATTAAATGAAAAAGGTTCACCAACACCACTGGCGCATACCTTGCTGGTTGCACCACAATCGCGCATGGATATTTTAAGTGATGATGAAATGAATACCATTATTCAGGGCTCGCAATTGGTGAAAAGATATAATGAAGCAATTGATCGCGACAGTGCTTATGAAATGCTGAATAAAAAATTGGAAGCAAGTGTAAAAGCTGCAGAAAAAGAAAAACAATTACAAGAAGAAGAAAAGAAAATAAAACAGGAAGAACGCGAACAAAAAGTTAAACAAAAAAAGGAGAAACCTTTAATCGACAAAACAACACAACATCAGATTACCCGAACAGTAATTAAAGTTATTGAACGTGGATTTCTTGGTTTGTTGAAACGTCGGTAA